A window of Desulfobacteraceae bacterium contains these coding sequences:
- a CDS encoding TAXI family TRAP transporter solute-binding subunit, with translation MRKSTFKWISILVLVAFAMAPAAIAAKKRLAFGGGPTGGTFQYFANGIAILMSKNIENVEVSSEGTGGSAENLKRLNAGDVDFGIVYSVDLWLGSQGKLPQDTKQYTKVRPMSYLYGAPAQLVVRADSGVTDAMQLVGKKVAVGNAGSGAALSAQRFFEALGIWDKVEPQFLGYSAAASALGDKKIDAFWVLVGFPNASIIEASTTNDIALLNTYETAKTAGFFDKFPAYSEAKIPAGTYKGQDKDVLTFQDSTLWCAREDLDAETVFQALSVVYSPEGLEHMVKSHKAAAEMSIETGISGIPLPLHKGAEAFWTEQGVVIPEAIKAQ, from the coding sequence ATGCGTAAAAGTACATTCAAATGGATATCGATTCTGGTTCTGGTTGCGTTCGCCATGGCACCGGCTGCGATAGCGGCCAAAAAGCGTCTCGCCTTCGGTGGCGGACCCACCGGGGGTACTTTTCAGTACTTTGCCAATGGCATTGCCATTCTGATGTCCAAGAACATCGAGAATGTGGAAGTTTCCAGTGAAGGCACCGGCGGTTCGGCCGAAAACCTCAAACGCTTGAACGCCGGCGATGTGGATTTCGGAATCGTCTATTCGGTGGATTTGTGGCTGGGCTCCCAAGGAAAACTGCCCCAGGACACCAAGCAGTACACCAAGGTCCGTCCGATGAGCTATCTCTACGGCGCCCCGGCCCAGCTGGTGGTGCGGGCCGACAGCGGTGTGACGGACGCCATGCAGCTGGTCGGCAAGAAGGTCGCGGTGGGCAATGCCGGCTCCGGGGCGGCGCTCTCTGCGCAGCGGTTTTTTGAAGCGCTGGGGATCTGGGACAAGGTCGAGCCCCAGTTTCTGGGCTATTCTGCGGCCGCTTCCGCCCTGGGCGACAAGAAGATCGACGCTTTTTGGGTCCTGGTGGGCTTTCCCAATGCTTCGATCATCGAAGCCAGCACCACCAATGACATCGCGCTGCTGAACACATACGAAACCGCCAAAACCGCCGGCTTTTTCGACAAGTTCCCGGCCTATTCCGAAGCCAAGATTCCGGCCGGCACGTATAAAGGCCAGGACAAGGATGTCCTGACCTTCCAGGATTCCACTCTGTGGTGCGCACGGGAAGATCTCGATGCCGAGACGGTCTTTCAGGCCCTGAGCGTCGTCTACTCCCCGGAAGGGCTGGAACACATGGTGAAGTCCCACAAGGCAGCCGCCGAGATGAGCATCGAAACCGGCATCAGCGGTATTCCGCTGCCGCTGCACAAGGGGGCTGAGGCCTTCTGGACGGAACAAGGCGTCGTGATTCCCGAGGCCATCAAAGCCCAATAA
- a CDS encoding TRAP transporter permease, whose translation MPDNGIENLSESITKGALPEDEKIKKIIEKEEKGTRKIRGFWRWVSMILMAAMVLIYFYSSGISPISAQLHRGIYVLLTYALVFIMYPAGSVWMRPVLCLLMGLGIASAASTFVLFDGLAGFDARVVAFKELFQDEGLVAALGSMGPLWIVFVVGVVIAGLLFLAGSWGKKRFPNSPNITDVLFCLTASFAVIYWIHEFEALNYRMGSETALDFYISFIGILISLEVARRVLGWSFTLIGIFFILYCLFGPYMPEAFAHRGFRLERIINALYLTQDGVFGVMADVLATYVILFIFFGAFLQKSGAGRFFIDFPLAIAGRTAGGPAKVAVLASALFGSISGSAIANTVATGAFTIPMMKRAGFRPHVAGAIEPSASIGGMFMPPVMGAGGFLMAELTGIPYVSIMLMSVFPAFLYFLSVLTMVHFEAKKHGIRGLEDLPKPWQILKAQWYMALPLVVIIVLMLQGFSPGFSAFWATLGCIMVSWVKKDTRMGPKEIWDAMITGSRNTLVIGATVGVIGIIVGSIALTGIGLKFSDIIISLAGGNLVIGILLVALASLVLGMGVPVTAAYLITAVLAVPALGEMGVMIIAAHQIVYWLSQDSNITPPVCVAAYAGAAIAGSDPWKTGWTSFKFAKLLYVMPFLFAFTPEILMKNWDLTPAEAFPFGHVAMSFFSATVGTLAFSSLTMGYLVRRTTLIEWIFFAVATVLCYTPGLATDLSGIAMVVALVFWQKRKNRLEALAKNPA comes from the coding sequence ATGCCAGATAACGGGATTGAGAATCTCTCGGAGAGCATCACCAAGGGAGCTCTGCCGGAAGATGAAAAGATCAAAAAGATCATCGAAAAGGAGGAAAAGGGCACCCGCAAGATCCGGGGCTTCTGGCGCTGGGTTTCCATGATTCTGATGGCGGCCATGGTGCTGATCTACTTTTACTCCTCCGGCATCAGCCCGATTTCCGCCCAGTTGCACCGCGGCATCTACGTCCTGCTGACCTACGCCCTGGTTTTCATCATGTACCCGGCGGGTTCGGTCTGGATGCGGCCGGTTCTCTGTCTGTTGATGGGGTTGGGAATCGCAAGCGCCGCCTCAACCTTCGTCTTGTTCGACGGACTTGCCGGTTTTGACGCCCGGGTGGTTGCCTTCAAGGAGCTTTTTCAGGATGAAGGGCTGGTGGCGGCCCTGGGCAGCATGGGGCCGCTTTGGATCGTTTTTGTCGTCGGGGTCGTGATTGCAGGCCTTCTTTTCCTGGCGGGTTCGTGGGGCAAAAAGCGTTTCCCCAATTCCCCGAACATAACCGATGTTCTGTTCTGCCTGACCGCTTCGTTCGCCGTGATTTACTGGATACACGAATTCGAAGCCCTCAACTACCGGATGGGAAGTGAAACCGCCCTCGATTTCTACATCAGCTTTATCGGCATCCTCATTTCCCTGGAGGTGGCCCGGCGGGTGCTGGGATGGTCCTTTACCCTAATCGGGATCTTCTTCATCCTCTATTGCCTCTTCGGACCCTACATGCCGGAGGCCTTCGCGCACCGGGGTTTTCGTCTGGAGCGGATCATCAACGCGCTCTATTTGACCCAGGACGGGGTGTTCGGGGTCATGGCCGACGTTCTGGCCACCTACGTCATCCTCTTCATATTCTTCGGTGCCTTCCTGCAAAAATCCGGTGCCGGGCGCTTTTTCATCGATTTTCCCCTGGCCATCGCCGGCCGGACCGCCGGCGGGCCGGCCAAGGTGGCGGTTCTCGCATCGGCCCTATTCGGCTCCATCTCCGGCAGCGCCATCGCCAACACGGTGGCCACCGGCGCGTTTACAATCCCCATGATGAAGCGGGCCGGATTCCGCCCCCATGTGGCCGGGGCGATTGAACCGTCCGCCTCCATCGGCGGCATGTTCATGCCGCCGGTCATGGGCGCGGGCGGGTTTCTGATGGCCGAGCTGACCGGCATCCCCTATGTCAGCATCATGCTGATGAGTGTCTTTCCCGCCTTTCTCTACTTCCTATCCGTCCTCACCATGGTTCACTTCGAGGCCAAAAAACACGGGATCCGGGGCCTCGAGGACCTTCCCAAACCGTGGCAGATCCTGAAAGCGCAGTGGTACATGGCCCTTCCCCTGGTGGTCATCATCGTCTTGATGCTGCAGGGCTTTTCACCGGGCTTTTCCGCTTTCTGGGCGACCCTCGGTTGCATCATGGTCAGCTGGGTCAAAAAGGATACCCGCATGGGGCCCAAGGAAATCTGGGATGCCATGATTACGGGGTCCCGCAACACCCTGGTGATCGGCGCTACCGTCGGGGTCATTGGCATCATCGTGGGCTCGATCGCACTGACCGGCATCGGTCTCAAATTCTCGGACATCATCATTTCCCTCGCCGGCGGCAACCTGGTCATCGGCATTTTGCTGGTGGCGCTGGCTTCGCTGGTGCTGGGCATGGGCGTGCCCGTAACGGCGGCTTACCTGATCACTGCTGTTTTGGCCGTACCGGCCCTGGGGGAGATGGGGGTTATGATCATCGCGGCGCACCAGATCGTCTACTGGTTGAGCCAGGATTCCAACATCACCCCGCCGGTCTGCGTGGCGGCCTACGCGGGTGCCGCCATTGCGGGCTCAGATCCGTGGAAGACAGGCTGGACGAGCTTCAAATTCGCCAAACTGCTCTATGTCATGCCGTTTCTTTTTGCCTTCACACCCGAGATTTTGATGAAGAACTGGGATCTGACGCCGGCGGAGGCGTTTCCCTTTGGGCACGTCGCCATGTCGTTCTTCTCGGCCACCGTCGGCACACTGGCCTTCTCGTCCCTCACCATGGGGTATCTGGTGCGGCGCACCACCCTGATCGAGTGGATCTTTTTCGCGGTGGCCACGGTTCTGTGTTACACGCCCGGCCTGGCCACGGATCTTAGCGGGATCGCCATGGTGGTGGCGTTGGTCTTTTGGCAGAAACGCAAGAACCGCCTGGAGGCCCTGGCCAAAAACCCCGCCTGA